A DNA window from Phaeobacter sp. A36a-5a contains the following coding sequences:
- a CDS encoding branched-chain amino acid ABC transporter permease produces the protein MRIQFKTSYDHDIRLFPDRHSLLVYGALIVLALALPLLINEFYIGEVTNVLIWAIAGLGLMLLTGQTGQASLGHAAFLAIGCYANTILIEQGVPFVLAFPLAGVLTGVVGAIIAIPALRLHGIYLAIATIALSILADDIIVLLEPWTGGVSGKFPDVIRLFGIEIERWTMPVRFYYLVLGVTVISTLFYRNLLRSPLGRAFAAVRDSEVSATAMGVHIARTKATAFGLSCMITGWAGALMGYYAGAFNNETFSLVISITLLMMIVIGGLGSIHGAFFGAVVVAFLPQGLSILKDSVLGSGVAIPGLETGVFGMILILFILFEPMGLYGRWLKIRIWFELFPFARKDMFRRQKSYLKTERLR, from the coding sequence ATGCGGATTCAGTTCAAAACCAGCTACGACCACGACATCCGCCTGTTTCCTGACCGTCATAGCCTGCTGGTTTATGGTGCGTTGATTGTGCTGGCGCTGGCTTTGCCACTGCTGATCAACGAATTCTACATCGGCGAGGTCACCAATGTTCTGATCTGGGCGATTGCCGGGCTGGGGCTGATGCTGCTGACCGGCCAGACGGGACAGGCCAGCCTTGGCCATGCTGCGTTTCTGGCGATTGGCTGCTATGCCAATACCATCCTGATTGAACAGGGGGTGCCCTTTGTTCTGGCGTTCCCGCTGGCAGGGGTCCTGACCGGGGTTGTTGGGGCCATCATCGCCATTCCGGCCCTGCGATTGCACGGGATCTATCTGGCGATTGCTACCATTGCCCTGTCGATACTGGCCGATGACATCATCGTTCTGCTTGAACCCTGGACCGGTGGTGTGTCGGGCAAATTTCCTGACGTGATCCGTTTATTTGGGATCGAGATTGAACGCTGGACCATGCCGGTGCGCTTTTACTATCTGGTTCTTGGTGTCACGGTGATTTCAACGCTGTTTTACCGCAATCTATTACGGTCACCGCTTGGCCGGGCCTTTGCAGCGGTGCGCGACAGTGAAGTCAGCGCCACCGCGATGGGCGTACATATCGCCCGGACCAAGGCAACCGCCTTTGGGCTAAGCTGCATGATCACCGGTTGGGCCGGGGCGCTGATGGGCTATTACGCCGGTGCCTTTAACAATGAGACCTTCTCTCTGGTGATCTCGATTACGCTGCTGATGATGATCGTGATTGGCGGGCTGGGATCAATACATGGCGCGTTTTTTGGCGCGGTGGTGGTCGCCTTTCTGCCGCAGGGGCTGTCGATCCTGAAAGACAGCGTGCTGGGCAGCGGGGTTGCCATTCCGGGTCTGGAAACCGGCGTCTTTGGCATGATCCTGATCCTGTTCATTCTGTTTGAGCCGATGGGCCTCTATGGACGCTGGCTGAAGATTCGCATCTGGTTTGAGCTGTTCCCCTTCGCACGCAAGGATATGTTCCGGCGTCAGAAATCCTATCTCAAGACGGAGCGCCTCAGATGA
- a CDS encoding ABC transporter ATP-binding protein: MSLLEIEHATLKFGGVVAVNDLSFSVEEGEVYAIVGPNGAGKSTVFNLISRFYQPHSGQFRFDGRDLLQCNADAVADLGIARTFQNIELFDHATVLQNLLVGRHRHRRTTLIEELFFAPRVRREERLHRAAVEEVIDFLDLQAYRNKMIAGLPYGIRKVVELGRALASGPRLLLLDEPASGLSVEETQDMRWWIDDIRKQMGITVLMVEHDMGLVSSVSDRVLALADGAKLAEGTPAEVQADPAVIEAYLGAGAV; the protein is encoded by the coding sequence ATGAGCCTGTTGGAGATTGAACATGCCACGTTGAAATTCGGTGGCGTTGTGGCGGTGAATGATCTCAGCTTCTCGGTTGAGGAAGGTGAGGTCTATGCCATCGTCGGGCCAAATGGGGCGGGGAAGTCCACCGTATTCAACCTGATTTCCAGGTTCTACCAACCACATTCCGGCCAGTTCCGCTTTGATGGGCGTGACCTGTTGCAGTGCAACGCGGATGCGGTGGCGGATCTGGGCATTGCGCGGACGTTTCAGAATATCGAGTTGTTCGATCATGCGACGGTGCTGCAGAACCTGCTGGTCGGTCGGCATCGTCATCGGCGCACTACCCTGATTGAAGAGCTGTTTTTTGCGCCACGTGTCCGGCGCGAGGAACGGTTGCACCGGGCTGCTGTTGAGGAGGTCATCGATTTCCTGGATCTGCAAGCCTACCGCAACAAGATGATTGCCGGGTTGCCCTATGGCATCCGCAAGGTTGTCGAGCTTGGCCGTGCATTGGCCTCGGGGCCGCGGCTTTTGTTGTTGGATGAACCCGCCTCCGGCCTGTCGGTGGAGGAAACCCAGGATATGCGCTGGTGGATCGACGATATCCGCAAACAGATGGGGATCACTGTCCTGATGGTGGAACACGACATGGGTCTGGTGTCCAGCGTGTCGGACCGGGTTCTGGCCCTCGCCGATGGCGCGAAACTGGCCGAAGGCACCCCGGCTGAAGTGCAGGCCGACCCGGCTGTTATCGAAGCCTATCTGGGCGCGGGGGCGGTGTGA
- a CDS encoding ABC transporter ATP-binding protein yields MGAALLDIRNLESFYGPIMAIRGVSLSVQAGQIVTVLGANGAGKSTLLKTISGIMDPEKGTVSFDGEEIQGEEPHRIVRRGIVHVPEGREVFPLLSVDENLTLGAYTRRDQAEIERDRQMVFDYFPILAERRHQEAGTLSGGQQQMLAIGRGLMLRPRIMLLDEPSLGLSPLLVQEIFGILKRLNRDEGVTMMLVEQNARIALELAHVGYVMEIGRIVMDGSADRLMDSEDIKAFYLGHQEAGQRSEKRWKRKKTWR; encoded by the coding sequence ATGGGCGCGGCCTTGCTGGACATTCGCAATCTTGAGAGTTTCTACGGGCCGATCATGGCCATTCGCGGTGTTTCGCTATCGGTTCAGGCCGGGCAGATCGTCACGGTTCTGGGCGCCAATGGCGCTGGAAAATCTACCCTGCTGAAGACGATTTCGGGTATCATGGATCCTGAGAAGGGCACGGTCAGCTTCGACGGCGAAGAAATCCAAGGTGAGGAACCGCATCGGATCGTCCGCCGGGGCATCGTACATGTGCCCGAGGGGCGCGAGGTCTTTCCGTTGCTCAGCGTTGACGAAAACCTGACCCTCGGGGCCTATACCCGCCGTGATCAGGCCGAGATCGAGCGCGACCGCCAGATGGTGTTTGACTATTTCCCCATCCTGGCTGAGCGGCGCCATCAGGAGGCTGGCACACTGTCAGGCGGTCAGCAGCAGATGCTGGCGATCGGGCGTGGGTTGATGCTCCGTCCGCGCATCATGCTTCTGGATGAACCAAGCCTTGGCCTGTCGCCACTGCTGGTACAGGAAATCTTTGGCATCCTGAAGCGGCTGAACCGCGATGAGGGGGTGACCATGATGCTGGTGGAACAGAACGCGCGGATCGCGCTGGAGTTGGCGCATGTCGGCTATGTCATGGAAATCGGGCGTATCGTCATGGATGGCAGCGCCGACCGGCTGATGGACAGCGAGGATATCAAAGCGTTTTACCTCGGCCATCAGGAGGCCGGGCAGCGCAGCGAGAAACGCTGGAAGCGCAAGAAGACATGGCGCTGA
- a CDS encoding AMP-dependent synthetase/ligase — translation MDARTAVTQTASAADITTQAGGDAAPLPQVELNGASYNATPGQRPVMVDGCDTVAKLFSLRCHQLGKRTAHREKDMGIWKAYSWQDYWDHAEKIGLGLMALGLERGEVVSILSEDRKEWLYLDMGIQGAGAIASGVYTTDSAQQLAYLINDSGSRFLVVENDEQLDKFLEIEAEVPHLRWVIILERDGLHDLEHDRCLFLDQLYDQGAAFKMANPTAFEDAVARSRPDETALLIYTSGTTGLPKGAMLSHENILATMESGARALECYATDEQLCFLPLCHILERNVSVYLPMAAGSTVNFAESPETVFDNMQEVSPATFFAVPRVWEKVYSRVLVLAQEATWLGRWAFGRAVAAGAARAEYVLAAKPVPAGIALRYRIWDMLVLRNLRRMLGLDRLRRGGTGAAPISPELLRWYWSIGVPLIEGYGMTENAGLTAANRVLSHRPGTVGQAVPGVDIRIAVDGEIQLWGLNNFQGYWRKPEKTAETYTEDGWLRTGDVGRLDEDGFLTITGRIKDIIITAGGKNITPAEIESRLKFSHYISDAVVIGDRRKFLTCLIMIDQENVEKFAQDRKIPFSDFASLCAAEPVVDLIRGEVDAVNRDFARVEQIKDFRLINVLLTAEDDELTATMKLKRGLVEKKHKNLIDQMY, via the coding sequence ATGGATGCGAGGACAGCGGTGACACAGACAGCGTCGGCGGCAGACATAACAACACAGGCGGGCGGCGATGCGGCCCCGCTTCCTCAGGTTGAACTGAACGGCGCCAGCTACAATGCCACGCCGGGGCAGCGGCCCGTCATGGTCGATGGCTGCGATACCGTGGCAAAATTGTTTTCGCTGCGCTGTCATCAACTGGGCAAACGGACGGCTCATCGCGAAAAAGATATGGGCATCTGGAAGGCCTATTCCTGGCAGGACTACTGGGACCATGCGGAAAAGATCGGCCTGGGCCTGATGGCGCTGGGGCTTGAGCGAGGTGAAGTTGTTTCGATCCTGAGCGAAGACCGCAAGGAATGGCTCTATCTCGATATGGGCATCCAGGGCGCCGGGGCCATTGCGTCTGGCGTCTATACGACAGATTCCGCCCAGCAGCTGGCCTATTTGATCAATGACAGCGGCAGCCGGTTTCTGGTGGTAGAAAACGACGAGCAGCTGGACAAGTTCCTGGAGATCGAAGCCGAGGTCCCGCATCTGCGCTGGGTTATCATTCTGGAGCGCGACGGGCTGCATGATCTGGAGCATGACAGATGCCTGTTTCTCGATCAGCTTTATGATCAGGGCGCGGCCTTCAAGATGGCAAATCCAACCGCTTTCGAGGACGCGGTGGCCCGGTCGCGGCCAGATGAAACCGCGCTGCTCATCTATACGTCGGGTACCACTGGCCTGCCCAAGGGCGCCATGTTGAGTCACGAAAACATCCTCGCGACGATGGAGTCAGGCGCGCGTGCACTGGAATGCTACGCCACGGATGAGCAGCTCTGTTTCCTGCCGCTCTGCCATATCCTTGAGCGCAACGTCTCCGTCTACCTGCCAATGGCGGCCGGCAGTACGGTCAATTTCGCCGAAAGCCCGGAAACCGTTTTCGACAATATGCAGGAAGTGTCGCCGGCCACCTTCTTTGCGGTGCCGCGTGTCTGGGAAAAAGTCTATTCCCGCGTTCTGGTCCTGGCGCAGGAGGCGACCTGGCTGGGGCGCTGGGCCTTTGGTCGGGCGGTCGCTGCGGGGGCTGCGCGGGCCGAGTATGTGCTGGCCGCAAAACCCGTCCCTGCGGGTATCGCCCTGCGCTATCGGATCTGGGACATGCTGGTTCTGCGTAATCTGCGCCGAATGCTAGGGCTGGACCGGCTGCGCCGGGGCGGCACCGGGGCGGCACCGATTTCGCCTGAATTGCTGCGTTGGTATTGGTCGATTGGCGTGCCGCTGATCGAGGGCTACGGGATGACCGAAAACGCAGGACTTACCGCGGCAAACCGGGTGTTGTCGCATCGGCCGGGCACTGTTGGCCAGGCCGTGCCGGGCGTTGATATTCGTATCGCGGTGGATGGGGAAATTCAGCTCTGGGGGCTCAACAATTTCCAGGGATATTGGCGCAAGCCTGAAAAAACGGCTGAGACCTATACCGAGGACGGCTGGCTGCGCACTGGCGATGTCGGGCGGCTGGACGAAGATGGGTTCCTGACCATCACCGGGCGGATCAAGGACATCATTATCACCGCTGGCGGCAAGAATATCACACCGGCTGAAATCGAAAGCCGGTTAAAGTTCAGCCACTATATTTCCGACGCAGTGGTGATCGGTGACCGGCGCAAATTCCTGACCTGCCTGATCATGATTGATCAGGAAAACGTCGAGAAATTTGCGCAGGATCGGAAAATCCCGTTTAGTGATTTTGCCTCGCTCTGTGCTGCGGAACCGGTGGTTGATCTGATCCGGGGTGAGGTCGATGCGGTCAACCGTGATTTCGCGCGTGTCGAGCAGATCAAGGATTTCCGTCTGATCAACGTTCTGCTCACGGCCGAGGATGACGAGCTGACCGCGACCATGAAGTTGAAACGTGGGCTGGTGGAGAAAAAGCACAAGAACCTGATCGACCAGATGTACTGA
- a CDS encoding ABC transporter substrate-binding protein: MKRWTAGFIGAALAAGLAPQAMAQTQGVSDSEIVLGSVNDLSGIFAAVGVPAVNGANLRFDEANANGGIHGRQIRFVVEDNGYQIPRAMQGYNKLLNRDQVFAMLLSLGTPMNIAGFKLLDPKGIPNISPLTAARQMLQEPIDNKFIGFSSYYDQVRAGVTYLAEEFDAKEVCSMYIPSDFGKEIKEGSQDVAAELGLSFAAETTHKPDELDFVGSLTKLKSEGCDIITMALGVRQGITVVGTAKKLGWTEAKFLNTSAGFLEVVAAVPGGVTEGLYAAAGWADLIARAEDDVPAKFMADYEAKFGQPAGGFAMLGYSAANTVVNALEAAGPDLAHESFIKGMESLDFFDALTDTQITYGPDDHRGADVIVISVVENGVWKELSRK; this comes from the coding sequence ATGAAGAGATGGACAGCGGGCTTTATCGGGGCCGCACTGGCGGCGGGGCTTGCGCCTCAGGCGATGGCGCAGACCCAAGGAGTGAGCGACAGTGAAATTGTGCTCGGCTCGGTCAATGACCTGAGTGGAATATTTGCCGCTGTTGGTGTGCCGGCCGTAAACGGCGCCAATTTGCGGTTTGACGAGGCCAATGCCAATGGCGGCATTCACGGCCGCCAAATTCGTTTCGTGGTCGAAGACAATGGCTATCAGATTCCGCGGGCCATGCAGGGCTACAATAAGCTTCTGAATCGCGATCAGGTCTTTGCAATGCTCCTGTCGTTGGGAACGCCCATGAATATCGCAGGGTTCAAATTGCTGGATCCGAAAGGCATTCCCAATATCAGCCCGCTGACAGCTGCGCGTCAGATGTTGCAGGAGCCGATCGACAATAAGTTCATCGGGTTTTCCAGCTATTACGATCAGGTCCGCGCCGGTGTGACCTATCTGGCGGAAGAATTCGATGCGAAAGAAGTCTGCTCGATGTATATCCCGTCGGATTTCGGCAAGGAGATCAAGGAGGGCAGCCAGGATGTTGCTGCCGAACTAGGGCTGAGTTTCGCTGCCGAGACGACCCATAAGCCGGATGAGCTGGACTTTGTCGGTTCGCTGACGAAGCTGAAGTCCGAAGGATGCGATATCATCACCATGGCTCTTGGCGTGCGGCAGGGGATTACCGTGGTTGGCACCGCCAAGAAGCTGGGCTGGACCGAGGCGAAATTCCTCAACACCTCCGCCGGTTTTCTTGAGGTGGTGGCGGCGGTGCCCGGCGGCGTAACGGAGGGGCTCTATGCTGCGGCTGGCTGGGCTGACCTGATCGCGCGGGCTGAGGACGACGTTCCGGCGAAGTTTATGGCGGATTACGAAGCAAAGTTCGGCCAGCCCGCCGGTGGCTTTGCCATGCTCGGGTATAGTGCAGCCAATACCGTGGTGAATGCGCTGGAGGCCGCAGGCCCCGATCTGGCTCATGAAAGCTTTATCAAGGGGATGGAAAGCCTCGATTTCTTTGATGCCTTGACCGATACCCAGATCACCTATGGGCCGGATGACCATAGGGGCGCCGATGTCATTGTCATCTCGGTGGTAGAGAATGGCGTCTGGAAAGAGCTGAGCCGGAAATAG
- a CDS encoding MBL fold metallo-hydrolase, which yields MAVTRRHFVQGLGAGLALVPFGRVWAETRVSLGAAELLSLSDGRMQLPPSFLYGDLEPSALARVLAEHGISPDEPLTPEVNVTLLRDKDHIILFDTGAGPAFQDGTGQLPDALAAVGISPEDVTHVVFTHCHPDHLWGVLDDFDEPLFSNAQHMMGRKEWDYWFDPATVGSIGAARESMAVGARRRLEILADGITLFDDGAEILPGVAAHATFGHSPGHMSFEISGGTDNVMVLGDAITNAHVSFSEPGWEIASDQLPVAAARVRQKLLQRLSSEQLMVVGYHLPNGGVGRVDTVSSGYRFISEN from the coding sequence ATGGCAGTAACAAGACGGCATTTTGTGCAGGGGTTGGGGGCCGGGCTCGCGCTGGTGCCCTTCGGGCGTGTTTGGGCGGAAACCAGAGTGTCGCTCGGCGCAGCGGAGCTGCTCAGCCTTTCAGATGGTCGAATGCAGTTGCCACCCTCTTTTCTGTATGGGGATCTGGAGCCATCTGCGCTTGCGCGTGTCCTTGCGGAGCATGGGATTTCTCCTGATGAGCCGCTCACACCGGAGGTGAATGTCACGCTGTTGCGCGACAAGGATCACATCATTCTGTTTGATACCGGTGCGGGGCCCGCCTTTCAGGATGGGACTGGACAGCTGCCCGATGCGCTAGCTGCCGTGGGGATCAGCCCGGAGGATGTCACGCATGTGGTGTTCACGCATTGCCATCCTGACCATCTCTGGGGCGTTCTGGATGATTTCGACGAACCGCTCTTTAGCAACGCTCAACATATGATGGGGCGCAAGGAATGGGACTACTGGTTTGATCCTGCAACCGTGGGGTCAATCGGAGCGGCGCGTGAGTCCATGGCGGTTGGCGCACGCCGACGTCTGGAGATCCTTGCCGATGGTATCACCCTGTTCGATGATGGCGCCGAGATCCTGCCGGGTGTTGCTGCACACGCGACCTTTGGCCATTCACCCGGCCATATGTCGTTTGAAATTTCAGGTGGGACGGATAACGTGATGGTGCTGGGTGATGCGATCACCAATGCACATGTCAGCTTCTCCGAGCCGGGCTGGGAAATCGCATCCGATCAACTCCCGGTCGCCGCGGCCAGGGTGCGGCAAAAGCTGTTGCAGCGGCTGTCATCTGAGCAGCTGATGGTTGTAGGGTATCACCTACCGAATGGTGGCGTGGGTCGTGTCGATACTGTTAGCAGCGGGTATCGGTTTATATCTGAAAATTAA
- a CDS encoding tetratricopeptide repeat protein: MENKLRIRHFGAFGVFLPDGDSLLLGSKHQALLALLSTAEGGVRTRAFLERTLWSLAQPEQAKASLRTALSTLRRHLGSECASFLSANRERVVLDLSKIEVDADPAKGDFMEGFELPHETTFAVWLEQQRNELTRADARNRAATGMLRDYSRAVLDSLLPPIAVLPFVHRAPGDAKSPLGALLSEELVRHLSRSHAFCVTSYLASRQFDPHQIRPSEVYSMAGASYLVSGTVNVTGQTYRLQVDLHDAERERVIWSRDFTETLAMLTNGCSMALRDVTAQIGWTVVGEAVRLVGFRPLSKHDSHTLLMAAIALMQDMQMPQFNQAQEILAVLLEREVQHPVALTWMAMWHVMRVQKGFSTDRQLDAHLANQLVAAALAQDPTFSLALTVRGLIASHLMFRFDLAQDSYDLALKDNPNEALALLLKGTTLAYQNQPEDAVRLTDAARRLSPLGPQRYYFDSYSATANLGAQNYERAVNLADRSLQANPTFPATLRTKAIALQALGQSDKARDVVKSLLTVQPGFNIARYEKDHAASNAPFGKDWSKALRSAGVPA, translated from the coding sequence ATGGAAAATAAACTTAGAATTCGCCATTTTGGCGCGTTTGGAGTTTTTCTGCCCGACGGAGACAGTCTTCTCCTCGGCTCAAAGCACCAGGCACTGTTGGCACTTTTGTCTACTGCAGAAGGCGGTGTGCGAACACGAGCGTTTTTGGAGCGTACCCTGTGGAGTCTGGCCCAGCCAGAGCAGGCGAAGGCCAGTTTGCGAACCGCGCTCTCGACTCTCCGTCGGCATCTTGGAAGCGAATGTGCGTCCTTTCTGTCCGCCAATCGAGAGCGCGTGGTCCTGGATCTGTCGAAAATCGAAGTAGATGCAGACCCTGCCAAGGGCGATTTCATGGAAGGCTTTGAGCTGCCGCATGAAACGACATTTGCGGTCTGGTTGGAACAGCAGCGCAATGAGCTGACGCGCGCCGATGCCCGCAATCGGGCCGCCACGGGCATGCTGCGTGACTACAGCCGCGCCGTATTGGATAGCCTGTTGCCGCCGATCGCCGTTCTGCCGTTTGTGCATCGCGCGCCGGGGGATGCAAAATCTCCGCTTGGGGCATTGCTCTCGGAGGAGTTGGTGCGCCACCTGTCGCGCAGCCATGCCTTTTGCGTCACGTCATATCTGGCGTCGCGGCAGTTCGATCCGCATCAGATCCGCCCTAGCGAAGTCTATTCGATGGCGGGTGCCAGCTATCTTGTATCGGGGACCGTCAATGTTACGGGCCAGACCTACCGTTTGCAGGTTGACCTGCATGACGCCGAGCGGGAGCGGGTCATCTGGTCGCGAGACTTCACCGAAACCCTCGCGATGCTGACCAATGGGTGCAGCATGGCTTTGCGAGATGTTACCGCGCAGATCGGCTGGACCGTGGTCGGTGAAGCGGTGCGTTTGGTTGGCTTCAGGCCACTGTCCAAACACGATAGCCATACCTTGCTGATGGCGGCGATCGCGCTGATGCAGGACATGCAGATGCCGCAGTTCAACCAGGCGCAGGAAATCCTCGCAGTCCTGCTGGAACGTGAAGTGCAGCACCCGGTTGCCCTGACGTGGATGGCGATGTGGCATGTGATGCGCGTGCAGAAAGGTTTCTCCACGGATCGTCAGCTTGACGCGCATCTCGCCAACCAGCTGGTGGCAGCGGCGCTCGCCCAGGATCCGACGTTCTCTCTGGCACTGACGGTACGGGGGCTGATAGCCAGCCACCTGATGTTCCGGTTCGATCTGGCGCAGGATTCCTATGACCTCGCACTGAAGGACAATCCGAACGAAGCATTGGCATTGCTGCTGAAGGGCACAACCCTTGCCTATCAGAACCAGCCGGAGGATGCGGTAAGGCTGACGGATGCCGCACGGCGGCTCTCTCCGCTGGGACCGCAGCGCTATTACTTCGATTCATATTCGGCGACGGCCAATCTGGGCGCGCAGAATTACGAGCGTGCAGTCAACCTGGCAGACCGGTCCTTGCAGGCCAACCCGACCTTCCCGGCAACGTTACGGACCAAAGCCATCGCCCTGCAGGCATTGGGGCAATCGGACAAGGCGCGGGATGTCGTGAAATCGCTGCTCACCGTGCAGCCGGGGTTCAACATTGCACGTTACGAAAAAGATCACGCGGCATCCAATGCCCCCTTCGGCAAGGATTGGAGCAAGGCGCTGCGGTCCGCGGGTGTGCCTGCCTGA
- a CDS encoding NADPH:quinone reductase, with protein sequence MKAVTYRAFGAAETVLQLEDLPDIVPGPGELRVELTYSGVNPSDVKARAGARAGVTELPYPVIIPHSDGSGVIAEVGEGVDPARIGEAVWIWNGQWQRPFGTAATSITLPAEQAVPLPEGLDLKQGAALGIPALTAAHAVFSGGDVTDRTVLVQGGAGTVGLLAVQLARWGGARVIATCASHAADRVRQAGADATLAYADGDLTEQILAANDGRHVDHIVEVEFGANCAVDTEVIAPNGRVTAYGSAQQMTPQLPFYPLMFKSVTLEMMLVYLLPPVARRAAIKRIEHAAAAGALHLPIAEVFDLVDTAKAHQAVELGHRAGSILVRTGRD encoded by the coding sequence ATGAAGGCAGTCACCTATCGCGCGTTTGGAGCGGCAGAAACCGTCCTGCAGCTGGAAGACCTGCCCGATATCGTACCGGGGCCAGGTGAGCTGCGTGTGGAACTGACCTATTCCGGCGTAAACCCCTCTGACGTGAAGGCGAGGGCTGGCGCCCGCGCCGGAGTGACTGAGCTGCCCTATCCGGTGATCATTCCCCATAGTGACGGGTCGGGCGTGATTGCGGAGGTCGGCGAGGGTGTCGATCCGGCGCGTATCGGGGAGGCGGTCTGGATCTGGAACGGTCAGTGGCAGCGGCCGTTCGGGACCGCCGCCACCTCCATAACGCTGCCGGCTGAGCAGGCTGTTCCGCTGCCGGAAGGGCTTGACCTGAAACAGGGCGCGGCTCTGGGGATCCCGGCGCTAACGGCTGCTCATGCGGTGTTCTCGGGTGGGGATGTCACCGATCGGACGGTGCTCGTTCAGGGCGGTGCCGGCACCGTTGGTCTATTGGCCGTGCAGCTGGCCAGATGGGGCGGGGCGCGGGTGATCGCGACCTGCGCATCTCACGCGGCGGACCGGGTCCGGCAGGCCGGAGCTGACGCCACCCTGGCCTATGCCGACGGGGACCTGACAGAGCAGATCCTGGCGGCAAATGATGGTCGCCACGTCGACCATATCGTCGAAGTTGAGTTTGGTGCGAACTGTGCCGTCGACACCGAGGTCATTGCACCAAATGGTCGGGTAACGGCCTATGGGTCGGCGCAGCAGATGACACCGCAGCTGCCGTTCTACCCGTTGATGTTCAAATCGGTGACGCTGGAGATGATGCTGGTCTATCTGCTGCCGCCCGTGGCCCGTCGTGCAGCGATCAAACGTATCGAACATGCCGCAGCCGCTGGGGCGTTGCATCTGCCCATCGCTGAGGTTTTCGATCTGGTCGACACCGCCAAGGCGCATCAAGCCGTCGAACTTGGGCATCGCGCCGGCTCCATCCTTGTAAGGACCGGAAGAGATTGA